In the genome of Thermoanaerobaculum aquaticum, the window GAGGTTACCATGATTGAAAGGATCCGAGAGCTTCTGGGTGCCGATGCCGGCCTTTTGGACTACACCTGCACGGGCATCCCCAAAGACATGCTGCACCTGCCGGGGCCCGATTTCTTGGACCGGGTGGTGGCCGCCTCCGACCGCTCGCCTGCGGTACTGCGCAACTTGAGCTTGGTGTTCAACACCGGCCGTTTGGCAGGCACCGGCTACCTTTCCATCCTGCCGGTGGACCAGGGCGTGGAGCACTCAGGAGCCGCTTCCTTTGCACCAAATCCCATGTACTTTGATCCGGAAAATATCGTGCGCTTGGCTTACGAGGGCGGCTGTAACGCTGTGGCTTCCACCCTCGGGGTTCTGGGGGCCGTTGCCCGCAAATGGGCCCATAAGATCCCGTTCATCGTCAAGCTCAACCACAACGAGCTCTTAACCTACCCCAACATTTACGACCAAACCCCCTTTGCCAGCGTGGAGCAAGCCTTTGACCTGGGCGCGGTGGGAGTGGGCGCCACGATTTACTTTGGCGCCCCGGAAAGCCGGCGGCAAATCCAGGAAGTGAGCGAAGCCTTTGCCCGCGCCCATGAGCTGGGCATGTTCACGGTCCTGTGGTGCTACCTGCGCAACAACGCCTTCAAGAAGGAAGGCACCGACTACCACTCGGCGGCCGACCTCACCGGTCAGGCCAACCACCTGGGCGTCACCATCGAGGCGGACATCGTCAAGCAAAAGCAGCCGGAGGTGGACGGCGGCTATCCCGCCCTGGATTTCAAAAACAAACCCAAAGCTGAGGCCTACGGCAAGCTGGTGCCTCCTCACCCCATCGAGTGGACCCGCTGGCAGGTGGCCAACTGCTACATGGGGCGGGTGGGGCTCATCAACTCCGGGGGTGAATCCAAGGGCGCTTCGGACCTGGCGCAAGCGGTGCGCACGGCGGTCATCAACAAGCGCGCCGGCGGCATGGGGCTCATTTCCGGCCGCAAGGCCTTCCAGAAACCCATGGACGAGGGCATCGCGCTCCTTAACGCCATCCAGGACGTGTACCTCTGCCCCGAGGTCACCATCGCTTAGCCCCGGCCCCAGAACCCCGAGCCCTGGCGGCAAAAGCCGCGTGGCTAGGGCGGCAAAAAGCGGGTTTGGAGCCGCCGGCGGAGTCTATGTTGGCCCGGAGACCCGTAGCGCTC includes:
- a CDS encoding class I fructose-bisphosphate aldolase, translating into MIERIRELLGADAGLLDYTCTGIPKDMLHLPGPDFLDRVVAASDRSPAVLRNLSLVFNTGRLAGTGYLSILPVDQGVEHSGAASFAPNPMYFDPENIVRLAYEGGCNAVASTLGVLGAVARKWAHKIPFIVKLNHNELLTYPNIYDQTPFASVEQAFDLGAVGVGATIYFGAPESRRQIQEVSEAFARAHELGMFTVLWCYLRNNAFKKEGTDYHSAADLTGQANHLGVTIEADIVKQKQPEVDGGYPALDFKNKPKAEAYGKLVPPHPIEWTRWQVANCYMGRVGLINSGGESKGASDLAQAVRTAVINKRAGGMGLISGRKAFQKPMDEGIALLNAIQDVYLCPEVTIA